One stretch of Arachis duranensis cultivar V14167 chromosome 1, aradu.V14167.gnm2.J7QH, whole genome shotgun sequence DNA includes these proteins:
- the LOC127744948 gene encoding uncharacterized protein LOC127744948 isoform X2 — protein MLPHSSASFPSTTQFQPSFQHQANNAHSNHPRLVRKLIRATEKGKYNIGRKIWWPERRRQKKKNMMEKTLHNILLRIIPMLEGDVPYTIRICQLVPRMASL, from the exons ATGCTACCACATTCTTCTGCTTCTTTTCCATCAACTACTCAATTTCAACCTTCATTCCAACATCAAG CCAATAATGCACACAGTAATCACCCAAGGCTGGTAAGAAAGTTAATAAGGGCTACTGAGAAG ggaAAGTACAACATAGGAAGAAAAATATGGTGGCCGGAAAGAAGGagacaaaagaagaaaaatatgatGGAGAAGACCCTTCACAATATTTTGCTAAGGATTATTCCCATGTTGGAGGGAGACGTCCCATACACAATAAGAATTTGCCAATTGGTCCCTAGAATGGCATCATTGTGA
- the LOC127744948 gene encoding uncharacterized protein LOC127744948 isoform X1 gives MLPHSSASFPSTTQFQPSFQHQANNAHSNHPRLVRKLIRATEKGHNEDRDFIASQYNKQKGYLSGKVQHRKKNMVAGKKETKEEKYDGEDPSQYFAKDYSHVGGRRPIHNKNLPIGP, from the exons ATGCTACCACATTCTTCTGCTTCTTTTCCATCAACTACTCAATTTCAACCTTCATTCCAACATCAAG CCAATAATGCACACAGTAATCACCCAAGGCTGGTAAGAAAGTTAATAAGGGCTACTGAGAAG GGACATAATGAAGATAGAGACTTCATTGCATCACAATACAATAAGCAGAAGGGTTACCTTTCag ggaAAGTACAACATAGGAAGAAAAATATGGTGGCCGGAAAGAAGGagacaaaagaagaaaaatatgatGGAGAAGACCCTTCACAATATTTTGCTAAGGATTATTCCCATGTTGGAGGGAGACGTCCCATACACAATAAGAATTTGCCAATTGGTCCCTAG